From the genome of Halorussus caseinilyticus, one region includes:
- a CDS encoding M28 family metallopeptidase: MDSETAAALAAAWTDDYPWEFLTRLTEIGDRMGGSPGERRAAELVVEGFERAGAREVSVESFEMNRWTRDEAELAVTHPVERSFETIALPYSPPGEVRGELVDAGHGTPAELDEMDVEGKIVVASTTTPKGSRFIHRMEKFGHAAAAGAAAFVFRNHKPGQLPPTGALRFDREAAVPGVGVSLETGDWLTDYADRGGRAVLRVDAETTPGTSHNARGRLGPETDDEILVVGHHDAHDIAEGALDNGCGITVVVAAAHLLARMDLDATVRVAGVGCEETGLLGAETLAERLDLGSVRAVVNVDGAGRFRNLRAHTHGSETMEELVASVADEANQPIAVREQVHPFSDHWPFLERGVPALQLHSESGERGRGWGHTHADTRDKVDDRNLREHAMLTALLVREVARTDEIPRPSAESVAGNLRSGDYEEGMKAAGIWPDGWD; this comes from the coding sequence ATGGACTCAGAGACCGCGGCCGCGCTCGCGGCGGCGTGGACCGACGACTACCCGTGGGAGTTCCTGACGAGACTGACCGAAATCGGCGACCGGATGGGCGGGTCGCCGGGCGAGCGCCGGGCGGCCGAACTCGTCGTCGAGGGGTTCGAGCGCGCGGGTGCGCGAGAGGTTTCGGTCGAGTCCTTCGAGATGAACCGATGGACGCGCGACGAGGCCGAACTCGCCGTCACTCACCCCGTCGAACGGTCGTTCGAGACCATCGCACTCCCGTACTCCCCGCCGGGCGAGGTTCGGGGCGAACTCGTGGACGCGGGCCACGGCACGCCAGCGGAACTCGACGAGATGGACGTGGAGGGGAAAATCGTGGTCGCGTCCACGACGACACCGAAGGGGTCGCGGTTCATCCACCGGATGGAGAAGTTCGGTCACGCCGCCGCCGCGGGTGCGGCGGCGTTCGTCTTCCGGAACCACAAGCCCGGCCAACTGCCCCCGACCGGGGCGCTCCGGTTCGACCGGGAGGCCGCGGTTCCGGGCGTGGGCGTCAGTCTGGAGACCGGCGACTGGTTGACCGACTACGCCGACCGGGGAGGGCGGGCCGTCCTCCGGGTGGACGCCGAGACGACGCCCGGCACGAGTCACAACGCCCGCGGCCGACTTGGGCCCGAGACGGACGACGAAATCCTCGTCGTCGGCCACCACGACGCCCACGACATCGCGGAGGGCGCGCTCGACAACGGGTGTGGCATCACCGTGGTCGTCGCGGCGGCCCACCTCCTCGCGCGGATGGACCTCGACGCGACGGTCCGGGTCGCGGGCGTCGGATGCGAGGAGACCGGACTGCTCGGTGCGGAGACCCTCGCCGAGCGACTTGACCTCGGTTCGGTCCGCGCGGTCGTGAACGTGGACGGCGCTGGCCGGTTCCGAAACCTGCGCGCTCACACTCACGGCTCGGAGACGATGGAGGAACTCGTGGCGTCGGTCGCGGACGAGGCGAACCAACCAATCGCGGTCCGCGAGCAGGTCCACCCGTTCAGCGACCACTGGCCGTTTCTCGAGCGCGGGGTGCCCGCGCTCCAACTCCACAGCGAAAGCGGCGAGCGAGGGCGCGGGTGGGGCCACACTCACGCCGACACCCGCGACAAGGTTGACGACCGGAACCTGCGCGAACACGCGATGCTGACGGCGTTACTGGTCCGAGAGGTGGCGCGGACCGACGAGATACCGCGGCCGAGCGCGGAGTCTGTCGCGGGGAATCTGCGCTCGGGCGACTACGAAGAAGGCATGAAGGCGGCCGGAATCTGGCCCGACGGGTGGGACTGA
- a CDS encoding DUF5808 domain-containing protein: protein MADRPSTGELFGVPYNFERPSIGRMLSAYWKPDEGMLVDKPFGIGYTLNLANWRSWIVLAVAGALLWHERKGEREQMAAEEGPVEVVVDDD from the coding sequence ATGGCAGACAGACCCAGCACTGGCGAACTGTTCGGCGTTCCGTACAACTTCGAGCGGCCGAGCATCGGGCGGATGCTCTCGGCGTACTGGAAACCCGACGAGGGGATGCTGGTAGACAAGCCCTTCGGCATCGGCTACACGCTCAACCTCGCCAACTGGCGGTCGTGGATTGTGCTGGCGGTCGCTGGCGCACTGCTCTGGCACGAGCGCAAGGGCGAACGCGAGCAGATGGCCGCCGAGGAAGGCCCGGTCGAAGTCGTCGTAGACGACGACTGA
- the hisS gene encoding histidine--tRNA ligase → MYDHIKGFRDFYPGEMGARREMFDALESTARRYGFREVGTPALERTQMYVDKSGEEIVEELYSFEDQGGRDVAMTPELTPTVARMVVAKQQELSKPIKWFSTRPFWRYEEPQSGRRREFYQTNVDIFGSSAPESDAELLACAADALTDLGLTSEDFEFRVSHRDILGGLLEAFDADVDTEAAIRAVDKNQKVGEDEFYGLLNDAGLSYDQAREFDDLLDTPEENLDDLVAFAGTERVENAVSNLTDVLDAAADFGAREFCTLSLDTARGLDYYTGVVFECFDSTGDVNRSIFGGGRYDDLIEGFGGQPTPAVGFAVGDATLTLLLQRAGVWPDEELATDYYVLQVGDTRDVAAEITRELRGEGHVVETDVSGRSFGAQLDYADSIGAQTVVIVGEQDLADGNVTVKDMDSGDQTQVPVEDFPPEDEARPTYEDFE, encoded by the coding sequence ATGTACGACCACATCAAGGGTTTCCGGGACTTCTACCCCGGAGAGATGGGCGCGCGCCGTGAGATGTTCGACGCGCTCGAATCGACCGCGCGCCGGTACGGGTTCCGAGAGGTCGGCACGCCCGCCTTGGAACGCACCCAGATGTACGTGGACAAAAGCGGCGAGGAAATCGTCGAAGAGCTGTACAGCTTCGAGGACCAAGGCGGCCGGGACGTAGCGATGACGCCCGAACTCACCCCGACGGTCGCCCGGATGGTCGTGGCGAAACAGCAGGAACTCTCCAAGCCCATCAAGTGGTTCTCGACCCGTCCGTTCTGGCGCTACGAGGAACCCCAGAGCGGCCGCCGTCGGGAGTTCTACCAGACCAACGTGGACATCTTCGGGTCGTCGGCACCCGAGTCGGACGCCGAACTGCTGGCGTGCGCGGCGGACGCGCTCACGGACCTCGGACTCACCAGCGAGGACTTCGAGTTCCGAGTCAGCCACCGCGACATCCTCGGCGGCCTGCTGGAAGCCTTCGACGCCGACGTGGACACCGAGGCCGCGATTCGCGCGGTGGACAAGAACCAGAAGGTCGGCGAAGACGAGTTCTACGGTCTGCTCAACGACGCCGGACTCTCCTACGACCAAGCCCGAGAGTTCGACGACCTGCTCGACACGCCCGAAGAGAACCTCGACGACCTCGTGGCGTTCGCCGGGACCGAGCGCGTCGAGAACGCGGTCTCGAACCTGACCGACGTGCTGGACGCCGCCGCGGACTTCGGCGCGCGCGAGTTCTGCACGCTCTCGCTCGACACCGCCCGCGGACTCGACTACTACACCGGCGTCGTCTTCGAGTGTTTCGACTCGACGGGCGACGTGAACCGCTCCATCTTCGGCGGCGGGCGCTACGACGACCTCATTGAGGGCTTCGGGGGTCAGCCCACGCCCGCGGTCGGGTTCGCGGTCGGCGACGCGACGCTGACGCTGTTGCTCCAGCGCGCGGGCGTCTGGCCGGACGAGGAACTCGCCACCGACTACTACGTCCTCCAAGTCGGCGACACCCGCGACGTGGCGGCCGAGATTACCCGCGAACTCCGCGGCGAGGGCCACGTCGTGGAGACCGACGTGTCCGGCCGGAGCTTCGGCGCGCAACTCGACTACGCCGACTCCATCGGCGCACAGACGGTGGTCATCGTCGGCGAACAGGACCTCGCCGACGGCAACGTGACGGTCAAGGACATGGACTCGGGCGACCAGACGCAGGTGCCGGTTGAGGATTTCCCGCCTGAAGACGAAGCGCGGCCGACCTACGAGGACTTCGAGTAG
- the truA gene encoding tRNA pseudouridine(38-40) synthase TruA, with the protein MRAFRVAYDGRPFHGFQRQPDVPTVEDAIFDALRALGVADGKPEGYAAAGRTDAGVSAVAQTVAFECPDWLTPAALNSELPASVRAWASADAPADFHATHHAESRAYVYHCYAPDADLARAGDALARLRGENDFHNLTPDDENTVRDLRADVRRDGDYLVFELRAGGFVREMVRRVVSLVRAVATGHAEPAKVERVLGPAQIDGPEGVAPAPAYPLVLVDAAYPTLAFSTDEEAAARTREVFAELRSERATGARVAAEVAERVESP; encoded by the coding sequence ATGCGGGCGTTCCGAGTCGCCTACGACGGCCGACCGTTCCACGGTTTCCAGCGCCAGCCGGACGTGCCCACCGTCGAGGACGCCATCTTCGACGCGCTCCGGGCGCTCGGCGTCGCCGACGGCAAGCCGGAGGGCTACGCCGCGGCGGGGCGGACCGACGCCGGGGTGTCGGCGGTGGCCCAGACCGTCGCCTTCGAGTGCCCCGACTGGTTGACCCCCGCCGCGCTGAACAGCGAACTCCCGGCGAGCGTCCGGGCGTGGGCGAGCGCCGACGCGCCCGCGGACTTCCACGCGACCCACCACGCCGAGTCGCGGGCCTACGTCTACCACTGCTACGCGCCCGACGCCGACCTCGCGCGCGCCGGGGACGCACTTGCGCGACTCCGCGGCGAGAACGACTTCCACAACCTGACGCCCGACGACGAGAACACCGTCAGAGACCTGCGCGCCGACGTTCGGCGCGACGGCGACTACCTCGTCTTCGAACTCCGCGCGGGCGGGTTCGTCCGCGAGATGGTCCGGCGGGTGGTCTCGCTGGTCCGAGCGGTGGCGACCGGCCACGCGGAACCCGCGAAAGTCGAGCGCGTACTCGGACCGGCGCAAATCGACGGTCCCGAGGGCGTCGCGCCCGCCCCGGCCTACCCCCTCGTGCTGGTTGACGCCGCGTACCCGACGCTGGCGTTTTCGACGGACGAGGAGGCCGCCGCCCGGACCCGCGAGGTGTTCGCGGAGTTGCGCTCGGAGCGAGCGACCGGCGCGCGGGTCGCCGCCGAAGTCGCCGAGCGCGTCGAGTCGCCGTAA
- a CDS encoding methyl-accepting chemotaxis protein, protein MERNPLAAYEDALWWSMDRLGVTESVERKVLAAVVIQFAISVSQAVLPFLVSGTARVALTVGLLTAAAVAFANTVLVARRDITEPIAALDRAAAAIAGGDLDAPVPETDQDDEIGHLVASFSDMRAYLRVVAEQAAALSRQEFEDPVLDENVPGEFGASLDRMADSLRQYTADLEATTEQLEATTADLERRSENLGRLVEAFGEATERAESGDLTATIDPEVADENLHEEVVDNYNALLSTLADAVGELADFADEVATASERADTDLREVSEASDEVAGAVAEISEGAARQTERLNEAVAEMNTLSATIEEIAASADEVADTAGTATDRARSGRDAAREAAEELDRVEDGIDRTAEAVEELVADIAEIDEVVSFIDEVATETNLLALNASVEAARAGERGDGFGVVADEVKNLAEDTGEAADDITERIETIQDNSERTLADVRETREQVSRSVETVEDALGDFEDIADVVGEVDESVREISDATDQQAMSADDVVSVVEEVAAISEETTAESETVAAATDQQATSLSGVSEQLASLASQADELDALLGEFRLPDEGSATEPVRHSASAD, encoded by the coding sequence ATGGAACGCAACCCCCTCGCCGCGTACGAAGACGCGCTGTGGTGGTCGATGGACCGCCTCGGCGTCACCGAGTCGGTCGAACGCAAGGTACTGGCGGCCGTCGTCATCCAGTTCGCCATCTCCGTCTCGCAGGCCGTCCTGCCGTTTCTGGTCTCGGGTACCGCACGGGTCGCTCTCACGGTCGGACTGCTGACCGCGGCGGCCGTCGCGTTCGCTAACACCGTCTTGGTCGCCCGCCGGGACATCACCGAACCCATCGCGGCTTTAGACCGGGCGGCCGCCGCCATCGCGGGCGGGGACTTAGACGCGCCGGTCCCCGAGACCGACCAAGACGACGAAATCGGGCATCTCGTGGCTTCGTTCTCCGATATGCGGGCCTACCTTCGGGTGGTCGCCGAGCAAGCCGCCGCCCTCTCCCGACAGGAGTTCGAAGACCCCGTACTGGACGAGAACGTGCCCGGCGAGTTCGGCGCGTCGCTCGACCGGATGGCCGATAGCTTGCGCCAGTACACCGCCGACCTCGAAGCCACGACCGAACAACTCGAAGCGACGACCGCGGACTTAGAACGCCGGTCGGAGAACTTGGGCCGACTCGTGGAGGCGTTCGGCGAGGCGACCGAACGCGCCGAGAGCGGCGACCTGACCGCGACTATCGACCCGGAGGTCGCCGACGAGAACCTCCACGAGGAAGTCGTGGACAACTACAACGCCCTGCTCTCGACGCTCGCGGACGCCGTGGGCGAACTCGCCGACTTCGCCGACGAGGTGGCGACCGCGAGCGAACGGGCCGACACCGACCTCCGGGAGGTCAGCGAGGCCAGCGACGAGGTGGCCGGAGCGGTCGCCGAGATTTCGGAGGGCGCGGCCCGCCAGACCGAACGACTCAACGAGGCGGTGGCCGAGATGAACACCCTGTCTGCGACCATCGAGGAAATCGCGGCGTCGGCCGACGAGGTGGCCGACACCGCCGGGACCGCGACCGACCGCGCGCGCTCGGGTCGGGACGCCGCGCGGGAGGCCGCCGAGGAACTCGACCGGGTGGAGGACGGCATCGACCGGACCGCCGAGGCGGTCGAGGAGTTGGTGGCCGACATCGCCGAAATCGACGAGGTGGTCTCGTTCATCGACGAGGTTGCGACCGAGACCAACCTGCTGGCGCTGAACGCCTCGGTCGAGGCGGCCCGCGCGGGCGAACGCGGCGACGGGTTCGGCGTGGTCGCCGACGAGGTGAAGAACCTCGCGGAAGACACCGGGGAGGCCGCCGACGACATCACCGAGCGCATCGAGACCATACAGGACAACTCCGAGCGGACGCTGGCCGACGTGCGCGAGACCCGCGAGCAGGTCTCCCGGAGCGTCGAAACCGTCGAAGACGCGCTCGGCGACTTCGAGGACATCGCCGACGTGGTGGGCGAAGTGGACGAGAGCGTCCGGGAGATTAGCGACGCGACCGACCAGCAGGCGATGTCGGCCGACGACGTGGTGTCGGTGGTCGAGGAGGTGGCGGCCATCAGCGAGGAGACCACCGCCGAGTCCGAGACGGTGGCCGCGGCGACCGACCAACAGGCCACGTCGCTGTCGGGCGTCTCCGAGCAGTTGGCGTCGTTGGCGTCGCAAGCCGACGAACTCGACGCGCTACTCGGCGAGTTCCGCCTTCCCGACGAGGGGTCGGCGACCGAACCGGTTCGCCACTCGGCCAGCGCGGACTGA
- a CDS encoding DUF7411 family protein — protein sequence MDLGLLYSGGKDSTLAALLLEDFYDVTLVTATFGVAEAWDHARRTAEGVGFDFETVELDDDVADQAVEQMVEDGYPRNGIQQVHLHALEMVAEMDFDAVADGTRRDDRVPSVSRAQAQSLEDRHGIDYIVPLAGFGRGAVDSLVDETLDVTVGPSEQIPKADYEAELRELLAREHGEDAVAEVFPDHTQTYVNGLS from the coding sequence GACGCTCGCCGCCCTCCTGCTCGAAGACTTCTACGACGTGACCCTCGTCACCGCGACGTTCGGTGTCGCCGAGGCGTGGGACCACGCCCGTCGGACCGCCGAGGGCGTCGGCTTCGACTTCGAGACGGTCGAGTTGGACGACGACGTGGCCGACCAAGCCGTCGAGCAGATGGTCGAGGACGGCTACCCCCGCAACGGCATCCAGCAGGTCCACCTCCACGCGCTTGAGATGGTCGCGGAGATGGACTTCGACGCAGTGGCCGACGGCACCCGACGCGACGACCGAGTGCCGTCGGTGTCGCGCGCGCAGGCCCAGAGCCTCGAAGACCGCCACGGCATCGACTACATCGTCCCGCTGGCGGGATTCGGGCGCGGCGCGGTCGATTCGCTCGTCGACGAGACGCTGGACGTGACTGTCGGCCCGAGCGAGCAGATTCCGAAGGCCGACTACGAGGCCGAACTCCGGGAACTGTTGGCGCGCGAACACGGCGAGGACGCCGTGGCCGAGGTGTTTCCCGACCACACCCAGACCTACGTGAACGGCTTGAGTTGA
- the pepF gene encoding oligoendopeptidase F translates to MSSVPERSEIDDEYKWDLESIYATDDEWEQSYEDAQQRLEELAAYEGRATEDGETLLEVLELRDELLRQVEMVVNYARMRKDENTADQQYQALSSRAMALGSQLDSASSFLEPEIQDLDRDELDAMIEATDGLETYDHYLHDVLRVADHTRSSEVENVLAELGEVTRASDDIYNMLMNSDVEFPTVEKPDGESVEITQSNLTTLLKNPDREFRQTVYESFFGTLGNFHNTIGTAFEKTVKSDVKLARIHDYDTAREAALDGPNVPAEVYDNLVGTVRDNLDKLHRHAELKRKSLGVEELRMWDLYMPMTETETPDVEYEQAREYVVEALGALGDDYQNRVQEGLDSRWVDVYETENKRSGAYSSGTYDTQPFILMNWQDDISSMFTLAHELGHSLHSQLADETQPYVYSNYEIFVAEVASTVNEALLTRHLLDTVEDPEFRRHVLNEYLERFRSTLYRQTLFADFEHQTHELVEEGEALTPEAADEIYGDLKSEFYEPAVMDDHIAREWARIPHFFNYTYYVYQYSTGISAAVALADEILESDGEVADDYLEFLRSGSREYPLELLETAGVDMSSPDPIQRALDVYDDHLDEMEELV, encoded by the coding sequence ATGAGTTCCGTTCCCGAACGGTCGGAGATAGACGACGAGTACAAGTGGGATTTGGAGAGCATATACGCGACCGACGACGAGTGGGAGCAGTCGTACGAAGACGCCCAACAGCGACTCGAGGAACTGGCCGCCTACGAGGGGCGGGCCACCGAGGACGGCGAGACGCTACTGGAAGTCCTCGAACTCCGCGACGAGTTGCTCCGGCAGGTCGAGATGGTGGTCAACTACGCCCGGATGCGGAAAGACGAGAACACCGCCGACCAGCAGTATCAGGCCCTCTCGTCCCGCGCGATGGCGCTCGGGTCGCAACTCGACAGCGCGAGTAGCTTCCTCGAACCCGAGATTCAGGACCTCGACCGCGACGAACTCGACGCGATGATAGAGGCGACCGACGGACTGGAGACCTACGACCACTACCTCCACGACGTACTCCGCGTGGCAGACCACACGCGCTCTTCGGAAGTCGAGAACGTGCTGGCCGAACTCGGCGAGGTGACGCGGGCCTCCGACGACATCTACAACATGCTGATGAACTCCGACGTGGAGTTCCCGACGGTCGAGAAACCAGACGGCGAGTCGGTCGAGATTACCCAGAGCAACCTCACGACCCTCCTGAAGAATCCGGACCGCGAGTTCCGCCAGACGGTCTACGAGAGCTTCTTCGGCACGCTCGGTAACTTCCACAACACCATCGGCACCGCCTTCGAGAAGACGGTGAAGTCCGACGTGAAACTCGCCCGGATACACGACTACGACACCGCGCGGGAGGCCGCACTCGACGGTCCTAACGTCCCGGCCGAGGTGTACGACAACCTCGTGGGGACGGTCCGGGACAACCTCGACAAACTCCACCGCCACGCCGAACTCAAGCGAAAGAGCCTCGGCGTCGAGGAACTCCGGATGTGGGACCTCTACATGCCCATGACCGAGACCGAGACACCCGACGTGGAGTACGAACAGGCCCGCGAGTACGTCGTGGAGGCGCTCGGTGCCCTCGGCGACGACTACCAGAACCGCGTGCAGGAGGGACTCGACTCCCGGTGGGTGGACGTGTACGAGACCGAGAACAAGCGGTCGGGCGCGTACAGCAGCGGCACCTACGACACCCAGCCGTTCATCTTGATGAACTGGCAAGACGACATCTCCTCGATGTTCACGCTGGCCCACGAACTCGGCCACTCGCTACACTCCCAACTCGCCGACGAGACCCAACCGTACGTCTACAGCAACTACGAGATTTTCGTGGCCGAAGTCGCCAGCACGGTCAACGAGGCGCTTTTGACCCGCCACCTGCTCGACACCGTAGAGGACCCCGAGTTCCGACGCCACGTCCTCAACGAGTATCTGGAGCGGTTCCGCTCGACGCTCTACCGCCAGACCCTGTTCGCCGACTTCGAACACCAGACCCACGAACTGGTCGAAGAGGGCGAGGCGCTCACTCCCGAAGCGGCCGACGAAATCTACGGCGACCTCAAGTCGGAGTTCTACGAACCCGCGGTGATGGACGACCACATCGCTCGCGAGTGGGCACGGATTCCGCACTTCTTCAACTACACCTACTACGTCTACCAGTACAGCACCGGCATCAGCGCCGCCGTCGCGCTCGCCGACGAGATTCTCGAATCCGACGGCGAAGTCGCCGACGACTACCTCGAATTCCTCCGAAGCGGTTCGCGGGAGTACCCGCTCGAACTCCTCGAAACCGCCGGAGTCGATATGTCCTCGCCCGACCCGATTCAGCGTGCGCTCGACGTGTACGACGACCACCTCGACGAGATGGAAGAACTCGTCTGA
- the pan2 gene encoding proteasome-activating nucleotidase Pan2, with the protein MSRSPPLPDQPTLELDPEMTDRERLAALREHFAEIVDVNATLEERLGDARERRTNLREEVDQLERENETLKTTSLYVATAEELTEDGIVIKQHGNNQEVLTEVSPQLRDEIESGDRVAVNDSFTVQTVLETEKDARAQAMEVDESPEVTYDEIGGLHEQTREVREAVEEPLENPEQFETVGIEPPSGVLLHGPPGTGKTMLAKAVANHTDATFIKMAGSELVQKFIGEGAKLVRDLFELASQREPAIVFIDEIDAVASKRTDSKTSGDAEVQRTMMQLLSEMDGFEERGEIRIMAATNRFDMLDRAILRPGRFDRLIEVPNPDEEARRKILDIHTRDMKIADDVDFEDLADRTEGKSGADIESLTTEAGMFAIRDGRTEVRQDDFADALDKLEADDDESGIVTKGSLPSYAY; encoded by the coding sequence ATGTCGCGTAGCCCACCCCTCCCCGACCAACCGACACTGGAACTCGACCCCGAAATGACAGACAGGGAGCGGCTTGCGGCGCTCCGGGAACACTTCGCCGAAATCGTGGACGTGAACGCCACCCTCGAAGAGCGCCTCGGCGACGCCCGCGAACGCCGCACGAACCTGCGAGAGGAAGTAGACCAACTCGAACGCGAGAACGAGACCCTGAAAACCACGTCGCTGTACGTCGCCACGGCCGAGGAACTGACCGAGGACGGAATCGTCATCAAACAGCACGGCAACAACCAAGAGGTGCTGACCGAAGTCTCGCCCCAACTCCGCGACGAAATCGAGTCGGGCGACCGCGTGGCAGTCAACGACTCCTTTACGGTCCAGACGGTGCTGGAGACCGAGAAGGACGCTCGCGCGCAGGCGATGGAAGTGGACGAATCGCCCGAAGTGACCTACGACGAAATCGGCGGTCTCCACGAACAGACCCGCGAGGTCCGCGAAGCGGTCGAGGAGCCGCTCGAAAACCCCGAGCAGTTCGAGACGGTGGGTATCGAACCCCCGAGCGGCGTCCTGCTTCACGGCCCGCCGGGGACCGGCAAGACGATGCTGGCGAAGGCCGTCGCCAACCACACCGACGCCACCTTCATCAAGATGGCCGGGTCGGAACTCGTCCAGAAGTTCATCGGGGAGGGTGCGAAACTCGTCCGCGACCTCTTCGAGTTGGCGAGTCAACGCGAGCCAGCTATCGTCTTCATCGACGAGATAGACGCCGTGGCCTCCAAGCGCACCGACTCGAAGACTTCCGGTGACGCCGAAGTCCAGCGCACGATGATGCAACTTCTCTCGGAGATGGACGGCTTCGAAGAGCGCGGCGAGATTCGCATCATGGCCGCGACCAACCGCTTCGACATGCTGGACCGCGCCATCCTCCGGCCGGGCCGGTTCGACCGCCTCATCGAGGTTCCCAACCCCGACGAGGAGGCCCGGCGCAAGATTCTGGACATCCACACCCGCGACATGAAGATAGCCGACGACGTGGACTTCGAGGACCTCGCCGACCGGACGGAAGGCAAGAGCGGCGCGGACATCGAGAGTCTGACGACCGAAGCGGGCATGTTCGCCATCCGCGACGGCCGGACGGAGGTCCGACAGGACGACTTCGCGGACGCCCTCGACAAACTGGAAGCCGACGACGACGAGTCCGGCATCGTCACGAAGGGGTCGCTTCCGAGCTACGCGTACTGA
- a CDS encoding SHOCT domain-containing protein: MRERSAQFEKKTLLAVLSVLTFGLTAFFAVVGLDFLVPTVFVLGFFIVVPLVALLGDSLPMVASDDDADAAGVRVGQGTTADDPITELRARYARGELTDAEFERRLERLLETEDVGATGSRERVFDRE; the protein is encoded by the coding sequence ATGCGCGAGCGTTCCGCACAGTTCGAGAAGAAGACCCTGCTCGCGGTGCTGTCGGTGTTGACCTTCGGACTGACGGCGTTCTTCGCCGTCGTAGGGTTGGACTTTCTGGTCCCGACCGTCTTCGTCCTCGGCTTTTTCATCGTCGTCCCGCTGGTCGCGCTACTGGGCGACTCGTTGCCGATGGTCGCGAGCGACGACGACGCGGACGCCGCTGGCGTCCGCGTCGGTCAGGGGACGACCGCGGACGACCCGATAACCGAACTCCGAGCGCGCTACGCCCGCGGCGAACTCACGGACGCGGAGTTCGAGCGCCGACTCGAACGACTGCTGGAGACCGAAGACGTGGGTGCGACCGGGTCCAGAGAGCGAGTCTTCGACCGGGAGTGA